From a single Rhodococcus jostii RHA1 genomic region:
- a CDS encoding FtsK/SpoIIIE domain-containing protein → MAQRDPLKDILIELLGPDPGTRNKRNAQSAPESAVRAYRTFAPITVASAALAFYAPQLADTALTDTVDQAGQFITTVHGYRWPLAVLASAWSVLDILRWHGHRQRRALESQLRQTTRHLPVKVTVAFPPGICSLRSAKIRLPRGAIIRPKEMDEFTTAVRGAAGRTGTYTHTVRHHAHRDLILIARTPVEPDTRSPRHKALQTALSAGTIFKEPAVTVASRDEDGVETGYKITFTPSLNSGARGFQTKVDEALAALAGHHESGRTWATEWTPSEGYLVMYLRAPLPTRVDHPLALVDENLRHLPYATGAANLSLYWDVSTKSNKPHCLIVGPTGGGKTSVIRTLLTEASRRGIPFLGVDPKMIELDGLEGYPGCAAIVYDAVRSAMLVRALHAEMMARNHYVHVKKIEPSQLPLLIAVLDEFFILSGKWQRLAKDEDEEIRAQIKQLDPLGAWADLAVLARSAGIRLLLGVQRPDASLFGSSSGNARDNFGTRISLGNLSQDGALMMWGDAHVGREVDTSIPGRGVVTALDGSPVDAQMWWTPNVDPHPNKWNQLSKEEKAIVHGLTPTESPTFEFFSTELREFVESERALARRAREYGDAPEPSVLTDFATDHDTVGADDFADAIPASAVTEGMVILLDDDDGDQVPVTVDTVTVMRDKDTGDVLETVLSINTGGRVKTTVHFDATEVVMLPEPDTVLTTA, encoded by the coding sequence ATGGCACAGCGAGATCCGCTCAAGGACATCCTGATCGAACTGCTCGGCCCCGACCCCGGCACCCGCAACAAACGCAACGCTCAGTCGGCACCCGAGTCTGCCGTCCGCGCGTACCGGACCTTCGCCCCGATCACGGTCGCCTCCGCGGCCCTCGCGTTCTACGCACCCCAACTCGCCGACACAGCGCTCACAGACACTGTCGATCAAGCCGGTCAGTTCATCACGACGGTTCACGGCTACCGCTGGCCGCTCGCCGTCCTCGCCTCCGCGTGGAGCGTGCTCGACATTCTCCGCTGGCACGGCCACCGACAGCGCCGTGCGCTCGAATCGCAGCTACGGCAGACAACCCGGCACCTGCCAGTGAAGGTTACCGTCGCGTTCCCACCCGGAATCTGTTCGCTGCGCAGCGCCAAGATCCGACTCCCCAGGGGTGCGATCATCCGCCCCAAGGAGATGGACGAATTCACCACCGCCGTCCGCGGAGCGGCCGGCCGCACCGGCACATACACCCACACCGTTCGCCATCATGCGCACCGCGACCTGATCCTGATCGCCCGCACACCCGTCGAACCAGACACCCGCTCACCACGCCATAAGGCCCTACAAACCGCGTTGTCCGCCGGCACCATCTTCAAAGAACCCGCCGTCACGGTCGCCTCCCGCGACGAGGACGGAGTCGAGACCGGCTACAAGATCACGTTCACCCCCTCGCTGAACAGCGGCGCCCGCGGCTTCCAGACCAAGGTCGACGAAGCCCTCGCCGCGCTCGCCGGCCACCACGAATCCGGCCGCACCTGGGCCACCGAATGGACCCCCTCCGAGGGATACCTGGTGATGTACCTGCGGGCACCGCTGCCCACCCGCGTCGACCACCCCCTCGCCTTGGTCGACGAGAACCTCCGCCACCTGCCCTACGCCACCGGCGCAGCGAACCTGAGCCTGTACTGGGACGTCTCGACCAAATCGAACAAACCGCACTGCCTGATCGTCGGTCCCACCGGCGGCGGCAAGACCTCGGTAATCCGCACCCTGCTCACCGAGGCCTCGCGCCGCGGAATCCCCTTCCTCGGAGTCGACCCGAAGATGATCGAACTCGACGGACTCGAGGGCTACCCCGGATGCGCGGCCATCGTCTACGACGCCGTCCGCTCCGCGATGCTCGTACGCGCCCTGCACGCGGAAATGATGGCCCGCAACCACTACGTGCACGTGAAGAAGATCGAACCCTCGCAACTGCCGCTGCTGATCGCCGTGCTCGACGAGTTCTTCATCCTCTCCGGAAAATGGCAGCGCCTGGCCAAAGACGAGGACGAGGAGATCCGCGCGCAGATCAAACAACTCGACCCGCTGGGGGCGTGGGCCGACCTCGCGGTCCTGGCCCGCTCGGCCGGCATCCGCCTGCTGCTCGGGGTGCAACGCCCGGACGCCTCCTTGTTCGGGTCGAGCTCGGGCAATGCCCGAGACAACTTCGGCACCCGGATCTCGCTCGGCAACCTGTCGCAGGACGGCGCGCTGATGATGTGGGGCGATGCCCACGTCGGCCGCGAAGTGGACACCTCCATCCCCGGCCGCGGGGTGGTCACCGCCCTCGACGGTTCCCCGGTGGATGCGCAGATGTGGTGGACCCCGAATGTCGATCCGCACCCCAACAAATGGAACCAACTCTCGAAGGAGGAGAAGGCGATCGTGCACGGCCTGACACCGACCGAGTCGCCCACGTTCGAGTTCTTCTCCACGGAGCTGCGGGAATTCGTCGAATCCGAGCGCGCGCTGGCCAGGCGGGCACGCGAGTACGGCGACGCCCCTGAACCGTCCGTCCTCACCGACTTCGCCACCGACCACGACACGGTCGGCGCCGACGATTTCGCCGACGCCATCCCGGCCTCGGCGGTCACCGAGGGAATGGTCATCCTGCTCGACGACGACGACGGCGACCAGGTGCCCGTCACCGTCGACACGGTCACGGTCATGCGGGACAAGGACACCGGCGACGTCCTCGAAACCGTCCTGTCCATCAACACCGGCGGACGGGTGAAAACCACCGTCCACTTCGACGCCACCGAGGTCGTGATGCTCCCCGAACCCGACACCGTCCTCACCACCGCGTGA
- a CDS encoding phosphatidylserine/phosphatidylglycerophosphate/cardiolipin synthase family protein, with translation METTFHGPSPWPPITRAVRTRGPRRAAIAHLGQDAPTLLPLRAGDVLVVNASRAAVRAHLTSPVALAYYLDAGVRVLSSPNLHANVIASDRQAVIGSANASHSSTIADEAVVITDDPQVVAAVRKFIDGIEEITEVDQAFLDNATAQWQIGRAVPIPGVSGRGQVDPGFLPAKITRMFLRHIVEYEPSPTEHHTWTTQARHHRAPAGPAAKYQLEWFHHDKSDTRLKQGDVLVFVTADNEWIYPPAVVDSEAIAIPRTPGAIGHLLRSRTDLSPLPVPDAEQTLADLGHPNPRLRADHRIASASLRTALLQLWNL, from the coding sequence ATGGAGACCACCTTCCACGGACCGAGCCCGTGGCCGCCCATCACCCGCGCCGTCCGCACGCGCGGGCCCCGCCGTGCCGCGATCGCCCACCTCGGCCAAGACGCACCCACCCTGCTGCCGCTACGTGCCGGAGACGTCCTCGTCGTCAACGCCTCCCGCGCCGCGGTACGCGCACACCTGACCTCCCCGGTAGCACTCGCCTACTACCTGGACGCCGGAGTTCGGGTGCTGTCGTCGCCGAACCTGCACGCCAATGTCATCGCCTCCGACCGGCAGGCGGTCATCGGCTCCGCCAACGCCTCCCACAGCTCCACCATCGCCGACGAGGCGGTGGTCATCACCGACGACCCCCAGGTTGTCGCTGCCGTCCGGAAGTTCATCGACGGCATCGAGGAGATCACCGAGGTCGATCAGGCGTTCCTCGACAACGCCACCGCGCAATGGCAGATCGGGCGAGCAGTGCCGATCCCCGGCGTCAGCGGCCGCGGACAAGTCGACCCCGGGTTCCTGCCCGCCAAGATCACCCGAATGTTTTTGCGGCACATCGTCGAATATGAACCCAGCCCCACCGAACACCACACCTGGACCACCCAGGCCCGCCACCACCGCGCCCCTGCCGGGCCGGCCGCGAAATACCAGCTCGAATGGTTCCACCACGACAAGTCCGACACCCGCTTGAAGCAAGGTGACGTCCTGGTCTTCGTCACCGCCGACAACGAATGGATCTACCCGCCCGCGGTGGTGGATTCCGAGGCGATCGCGATCCCCCGCACGCCTGGCGCCATCGGTCACTTGCTGCGCAGCCGCACCGACCTCTCGCCCCTCCCGGTGCCGGACGCGGAACAAACCCTCGCCGACCTCGGACACCCCAATCCCCGGCTACGGGCCGATCACCGGATCGCCTCCGCCAGCCTGCGGACCGCTCTGCTCCAACTCTGGAACCTCTGA
- a CDS encoding ArsR/SmtB family transcription factor, which translates to MARAATTSDVFNAIAEPQRREILALLRAGERPVTELAQELGLTQPGASKHLRVLREVGLVRDRKAGKQRLYGLDARGLRPVHEWTGGFEQFWNERFDRLDAYVHDLKQARQEE; encoded by the coding sequence ATGGCACGAGCAGCGACGACATCGGACGTCTTCAACGCGATCGCTGAGCCGCAGCGCCGGGAGATCCTGGCACTGCTGCGGGCGGGTGAGCGGCCGGTGACCGAGTTGGCCCAGGAGCTGGGGTTGACCCAGCCGGGGGCGTCCAAACACCTGCGGGTGCTCCGGGAGGTCGGGCTGGTGCGGGACCGCAAGGCAGGCAAGCAGCGCCTGTACGGCCTTGACGCCCGCGGGCTGCGACCGGTCCACGAGTGGACCGGCGGGTTCGAGCAGTTCTGGAACGAGAGGTTCGACCGGCTGGACGCGTACGTGCACGACCTCAAACAGGCAAGGCAGGAGGAGTGA
- a CDS encoding chromosome partitioning protein ParA — translation MHEFTIEIVSDRVARVAGTGDELVAPVGKSIQDSIYEYSQKRAVDAGAPVEVAVHRSGRCTQVTVAPDGTASRSAPTGPIPTSADQGEEPANADMIAEEPVSITLDALGDTAHSAPDDAGQGSAPHPEYDARRQPVSVLAAPGIIPGATEPARTGIRGRLNAVLGLSLSPKPSSTEMRLRVAAATIAGPIPEFSTITVANTKGGVGKTPIAVGLAQTLATHRGGATVVCADLAESGGSLADRVSVPPPGEQNIFGLLAADQAATGHLRPSALGRHLTRQPSGEDIVAGHHDLTATRHVGLSGDDAAALASILAHHREILVADTGNNPLAGSWQWAVSEAGALVVPVPLRRDAATTAHRMLLDLATTHPGRLDRTVVIITDGPGDTPMVESDTVDAFIALGVQVLRMPYEPLFAGGERIVPSRLRCTTTDSLTVIAATVVDLITSTG, via the coding sequence ATGCACGAGTTCACCATCGAGATCGTCTCCGACAGAGTTGCGCGTGTCGCCGGCACCGGCGACGAGCTGGTCGCCCCGGTTGGGAAGTCGATCCAGGACAGCATCTACGAATACAGCCAGAAGCGTGCCGTCGACGCCGGGGCGCCCGTCGAGGTCGCCGTCCACCGGTCCGGCCGCTGCACCCAGGTCACCGTGGCACCCGACGGAACCGCGTCCCGGTCCGCCCCAACAGGCCCCATCCCGACGAGCGCCGACCAGGGTGAGGAACCAGCAAACGCCGACATGATCGCGGAGGAACCGGTCAGCATCACGTTGGACGCACTCGGCGACACCGCTCACTCGGCACCCGATGACGCCGGGCAGGGGAGTGCGCCCCACCCCGAATACGATGCTCGCCGCCAACCGGTCTCTGTCCTGGCGGCGCCCGGAATCATCCCGGGAGCAACGGAACCGGCACGCACGGGGATACGGGGGCGACTCAACGCCGTCTTGGGGCTGAGCCTGTCCCCGAAACCATCCTCGACCGAGATGCGACTGCGCGTCGCTGCCGCGACGATTGCCGGCCCGATCCCCGAGTTCTCCACGATCACGGTGGCCAACACCAAAGGCGGGGTCGGCAAAACCCCGATCGCAGTCGGTCTTGCGCAGACATTGGCCACGCACCGCGGCGGCGCGACCGTGGTCTGCGCCGACCTGGCCGAGAGCGGCGGCAGCCTCGCCGACCGGGTCAGCGTCCCACCCCCCGGCGAGCAGAACATCTTTGGGCTCCTCGCGGCCGACCAGGCCGCCACCGGGCACCTGCGGCCCTCGGCCCTCGGCCGGCATCTGACCCGGCAACCCTCCGGCGAGGACATCGTCGCCGGCCACCACGACCTCACTGCAACACGACACGTGGGTCTAAGTGGGGACGACGCCGCGGCACTGGCCTCGATCCTCGCCCACCACCGCGAGATCCTGGTCGCCGACACTGGGAACAACCCACTCGCTGGCAGCTGGCAGTGGGCCGTCTCGGAGGCTGGCGCCCTCGTCGTGCCCGTGCCTCTGCGCCGCGATGCCGCCACCACAGCGCACCGCATGCTCCTCGACCTCGCCACCACACATCCCGGCCGACTGGACCGGACCGTGGTCATCATCACCGATGGCCCCGGGGACACCCCGATGGTCGAATCCGACACCGTTGACGCATTCATTGCCCTAGGAGTGCAGGTACTCCGCATGCCCTACGAGCCGCTGTTCGCCGGAGGGGAACGCATCGTCCCAAGCCGCCTGCGGTGTACCACCACCGACTCTTTGACCGTGATCGCCGCGACCGTCGTCGACCTGATCACCAGCACCGGCTGA
- a CDS encoding RES domain-containing protein: protein MTGRRQVTRGHRVSNGPWWFSSSGGGRFDLSAPRGTCYVAFDEATAIRETVGRRWPRSG from the coding sequence GTGACCGGCAGGAGGCAGGTCACGCGTGGTCACCGGGTCTCGAATGGGCCGTGGTGGTTCTCCTCGTCCGGTGGTGGACGATTCGATCTGTCCGCGCCGCGGGGCACGTGCTATGTCGCATTCGATGAGGCGACGGCGATCCGGGAGACGGTGGGGAGGCGTTGGCCTCGCTCGGGGTGA
- a CDS encoding ScbR family autoregulator-binding transcription factor, translated as MVQQQRAAVTRAQIVRGAAEMFDKSGFEGASLVEILEAAGMTKGALYFHFRSKEDLARHIIAEQHRISISAVQAIAAQEASAIEQIVMLCHEMARQIVQDPIVRAGIRITLELSADDRGPAGPYLDWIAACQTLAARAVAEGDLVDTIDPPTFARFVIGAFTGVQTVSQVLTHRADLEQRVDEMWGFLLPGIMPTTRHPAMMRIRAARTDVPVTGSPDRQD; from the coding sequence ATGGTGCAACAGCAACGGGCGGCGGTGACCCGGGCGCAGATCGTCCGCGGGGCAGCGGAAATGTTCGACAAGTCCGGGTTCGAGGGTGCCAGTCTCGTCGAGATCCTCGAGGCGGCGGGCATGACGAAGGGGGCCTTGTACTTTCATTTCCGGTCGAAGGAGGATTTGGCCCGGCACATCATCGCCGAGCAGCACCGGATCTCCATCTCCGCGGTGCAGGCGATCGCCGCGCAGGAGGCGTCGGCGATCGAGCAGATCGTGATGCTCTGCCACGAGATGGCCCGGCAGATCGTGCAGGACCCGATCGTGCGGGCCGGGATCCGCATCACCCTCGAGCTCAGCGCCGACGACCGTGGCCCCGCGGGCCCATACCTGGATTGGATCGCCGCCTGTCAAACGTTGGCGGCCCGCGCGGTCGCCGAGGGCGACCTTGTCGACACCATCGACCCACCGACGTTCGCGCGGTTCGTCATTGGCGCGTTCACCGGAGTCCAGACCGTGTCCCAGGTCCTGACCCATCGCGCGGACCTCGAGCAGCGGGTCGACGAGATGTGGGGGTTCCTGCTGCCGGGGATCATGCCGACCACCCGGCACCCCGCCATGATGCGGATCCGGGCGGCCCGCACCGACGTTCCCGTCACCGGATCGCCCGACCGTCAGGATTAG
- a CDS encoding SRPBCC family protein encodes MRSVRGATVGDGTADREIVITRVISAPQELVFKAFTEVRHLSRWWGPDGFTTTTRAFEFRVGGEWNFVMHGPDGTDYQEWISWTEIAPPERIALLHGESRGDPNAFESVLTFESDGAAATRIEMHTLFPTKELRDEAIEKYHAIEGGQQTLSNLAAYVAEIVRKEVEG; translated from the coding sequence ATGCGTTCGGTACGAGGAGCAACCGTTGGCGACGGCACGGCCGACCGCGAGATAGTGATCACCCGGGTCATCAGTGCCCCACAGGAGCTGGTGTTCAAGGCGTTCACCGAAGTCCGGCACCTGTCGCGGTGGTGGGGCCCGGATGGATTCACCACCACCACGCGAGCGTTCGAGTTCCGCGTCGGCGGAGAGTGGAACTTCGTGATGCACGGACCGGACGGTACGGACTACCAGGAGTGGATCTCCTGGACAGAGATCGCCCCACCGGAGCGGATCGCGTTGCTACATGGTGAGTCCCGCGGCGACCCGAACGCTTTCGAGTCGGTCTTGACATTCGAGTCCGACGGCGCCGCGGCGACCCGGATCGAGATGCACACCCTGTTCCCCACCAAGGAGCTGCGCGACGAGGCGATCGAGAAGTACCACGCGATCGAGGGCGGCCAGCAGACCCTGAGCAACCTGGCTGCCTACGTCGCCGAGATCGTTCGGAAGGAAGTGGAGGGCTGA
- a CDS encoding cutinase family protein yields MPDTRPTAQRALAALVTATVATGTAAVTVPAMAHADPARCASTFNLFIPGTWETNEHADPSVAVGILKPIADTITATHGDRAEVYTLPYMARAFDNGKTYADSKSDARTKAANVLTDVASKCTRTKFTITGYSQGADAAGDLASDIGNGKGPIRPDRVLAVGLLADPGSGTQGEAVVGPRAAGTGIADPRPQGMGQLSGRVASICYTGKDLYCSIQKGTSPLLGSLGSILSKTPSAEPGASTGDGSDGIATALTSDFSKADLPALGANATTLAQQSNADTIDIAQLANSATSLMHTLTPIADLIATGAANSAATTHLTTATPGTAEHAAGQFLTAASQADLSNAVTTASKLADTASALVQSGTATVPAASPEATALSTAAGTLSAQVAPLAATPADALTTASSVLSVLKPSVVVGQVLNVVTGVAALDFPGILHNLTVLPQKVAALDAHGAHQISGELNNQFAPLVKLAAGVDLRWVSQILSVIPDPSGFTQIAALVTSILANVDVIRLANLIGQIQEIAWAAVEKLLPPPGQAPDPLGAGAAMTGLLPVGLDIASVAVNMLTGKATKTDPALLGKQAHTAPTPINAQAQNLDLNGQNLDLNGLTGSLTTMANSQGADDLTALVAEGLKAASFFASGAHTDYNHLVVDNAGRTAIQWLTDWLNLQIDRAA; encoded by the coding sequence ATGCCCGACACACGTCCGACCGCCCAACGCGCACTCGCCGCACTGGTCACCGCGACGGTCGCCACCGGAACCGCAGCGGTGACCGTCCCGGCGATGGCGCACGCGGACCCGGCCAGATGCGCATCGACATTCAACCTCTTCATCCCCGGAACCTGGGAAACCAACGAGCACGCCGACCCCTCCGTTGCGGTCGGCATCCTCAAACCGATCGCAGACACCATCACAGCCACCCACGGTGACCGCGCGGAGGTCTACACCCTGCCGTATATGGCCCGCGCGTTCGACAACGGAAAGACCTACGCCGACAGCAAGTCCGACGCACGCACCAAAGCAGCCAATGTGCTGACCGACGTGGCAAGCAAGTGCACGCGAACGAAGTTTACGATCACCGGATACTCCCAGGGCGCTGACGCGGCCGGCGACCTCGCCTCCGACATCGGTAACGGCAAAGGCCCCATTCGACCCGACCGGGTCCTGGCGGTCGGCCTGCTGGCGGACCCCGGCTCGGGCACCCAGGGTGAAGCCGTCGTCGGCCCCCGCGCCGCAGGAACCGGCATCGCCGACCCCCGCCCGCAGGGAATGGGCCAGCTCTCCGGCCGGGTCGCCTCCATCTGCTACACCGGCAAGGACCTGTACTGCTCCATCCAGAAGGGGACAAGCCCGCTCCTCGGGTCGCTCGGCTCCATCCTCAGCAAGACGCCCAGTGCCGAACCCGGGGCGTCCACTGGCGACGGAAGTGATGGTATTGCAACGGCATTGACCTCGGACTTCTCCAAAGCTGATCTACCAGCACTCGGCGCAAACGCCACCACGCTGGCGCAGCAAAGCAACGCAGACACGATCGACATCGCCCAGCTCGCGAACTCCGCGACGTCGCTGATGCACACCCTCACGCCGATCGCGGATCTGATCGCGACCGGCGCAGCGAACTCCGCCGCGACCACCCACCTGACCACCGCGACACCGGGAACCGCCGAGCACGCCGCCGGACAGTTCCTGACCGCCGCGTCCCAGGCCGACCTGTCGAATGCGGTGACCACAGCATCCAAGCTTGCCGACACCGCTTCGGCATTGGTCCAGTCCGGCACTGCCACCGTGCCGGCCGCGTCTCCGGAGGCGACCGCACTGTCCACCGCAGCAGGAACACTGAGCGCCCAGGTCGCGCCGCTGGCCGCCACACCCGCCGACGCACTCACGACCGCATCGAGCGTGCTGTCGGTCCTCAAGCCGAGCGTCGTCGTTGGTCAAGTGCTCAACGTGGTGACCGGCGTTGCTGCACTCGATTTTCCAGGGATCCTCCACAACCTGACCGTCCTCCCGCAGAAGGTCGCCGCTCTTGACGCACACGGGGCGCACCAGATCTCGGGGGAGTTGAACAACCAGTTTGCGCCGTTGGTCAAACTCGCCGCGGGCGTCGACCTTCGGTGGGTCTCACAAATTCTCTCGGTCATCCCGGACCCCTCCGGGTTCACCCAGATCGCCGCCCTGGTGACCTCGATCCTCGCCAATGTCGATGTCATCCGGCTCGCCAACCTGATCGGCCAGATCCAGGAAATCGCCTGGGCAGCCGTGGAGAAACTCCTCCCACCACCCGGGCAGGCGCCCGACCCACTCGGCGCCGGAGCCGCCATGACCGGACTGCTGCCCGTCGGCCTCGACATCGCCTCGGTCGCGGTGAACATGCTCACCGGCAAGGCCACCAAAACCGACCCGGCCCTCCTCGGCAAACAAGCCCACACTGCTCCAACCCCGATCAACGCCCAAGCGCAGAATCTCGACCTGAACGGGCAGAATCTCGACCTGAACGGACTGACCGGATCGCTGACCACGATGGCCAACTCCCAAGGTGCCGACGATCTCACCGCCCTGGTCGCCGAGGGGTTGAAAGCCGCATCATTCTTCGCCTCCGGCGCCCACACCGACTACAACCACCTCGTCGTCGACAACGCCGGCCGCACCGCCATCCAATGGCTCACCGACTGGCTCAACCTCCAGATCGACCGGGCCGCGTAA
- a CDS encoding DUF2637 domain-containing protein: protein MTDLNLRAARIQLHALIAALLIAIIIAVGITIGAFVLSFAVQRDLAQQAGIPHWLAWIFPAIVDGAILGATIAVVALSKISGGAAGKKFFLSLAVVVVLISVFGNAYHAHQAGLRAARAVAAGIDLGYTPLSPTGASLIAIIPPLLVLAFTHGVGVLIKAIGSAYAEFNTLTQSLAFGSGDATLVNNADRGVAGDDRAEASVAVGNVDASTGAADGEVAQHVAATAMTEVLDESGMRAAVPTTAQLLAFIEESSLDPLVKKTARIKITEPATTWGQLADATEAKAPSTALRRYNKAVAAAVNAGFAIPPLPAFDRHDDLTNSPGSRERNGSLISLRNRMASAHC, encoded by the coding sequence ATGACCGACCTCAACCTCCGCGCCGCACGAATTCAGCTCCACGCCCTCATCGCCGCATTGCTCATTGCGATCATCATTGCGGTGGGCATCACCATCGGTGCGTTCGTGCTGTCCTTCGCGGTGCAACGAGACCTCGCGCAACAGGCGGGCATTCCACACTGGCTCGCGTGGATATTCCCGGCCATAGTGGATGGCGCAATTCTCGGTGCCACGATTGCGGTCGTTGCATTGAGCAAGATCAGCGGCGGTGCGGCCGGGAAGAAATTCTTCCTGTCCCTTGCCGTCGTCGTTGTGCTCATCAGTGTGTTCGGCAACGCCTATCACGCACATCAGGCCGGTCTCCGAGCTGCTCGCGCTGTCGCAGCCGGTATTGACCTCGGCTACACACCACTCTCGCCGACGGGTGCCTCACTCATTGCGATCATCCCGCCCTTGCTCGTCCTCGCCTTCACGCACGGCGTCGGAGTCCTCATCAAGGCGATTGGGTCCGCGTACGCCGAGTTCAATACGCTCACACAGTCGCTTGCCTTCGGCAGCGGCGATGCAACGCTGGTCAACAACGCCGACCGGGGCGTTGCCGGGGACGATCGCGCGGAGGCGAGCGTTGCAGTTGGCAACGTTGACGCAAGCACGGGTGCCGCAGACGGCGAGGTCGCGCAACATGTTGCTGCCACCGCAATGACCGAGGTACTCGATGAAAGTGGGATGCGGGCGGCAGTGCCGACTACCGCGCAACTGCTGGCGTTCATCGAGGAGAGCAGTCTCGATCCGCTGGTGAAGAAGACGGCTCGAATCAAGATCACCGAACCGGCCACGACCTGGGGTCAGCTCGCCGATGCCACCGAGGCAAAAGCCCCGAGCACCGCGCTTCGCCGGTACAACAAGGCCGTCGCAGCCGCGGTCAATGCAGGATTCGCGATCCCACCGCTCCCTGCCTTCGACCGACATGATGACCTCACTAACTCCCCGGGTTCCCGGGAACGCAACGGGTCCCTGATCAGCTTGCGCAACCGGATGGCCAGTGCGCACTGCTGA
- a CDS encoding N-formylglutamate amidohydrolase — translation MTSCHIQAGHADSPVILHVPHASRSIPDTVRAGILLSNDELQLELDESTDTATDHIAIRAAELLASGRPRPWLAINQISRLVIDPERFPGDDEPMNAVGRGAVYTRTCNRALLRLEPAADAQRLMDSYYQPYTAALTGLVDDRIATTGAAVIIDVHSYPRHPSRFENPNKPRPALCLGTDDFHTPGWLREQALDAFAPLGDIATNTPYTGCYVPLNRYQHDPRVTAVMIELRRDQYLATPSAANPAKVDALASMLATLVAHCTPKVAAD, via the coding sequence ATGACCTCCTGCCACATTCAGGCCGGCCACGCGGATTCGCCGGTCATCTTGCACGTCCCGCATGCCTCCCGCTCCATCCCCGACACGGTCCGTGCCGGAATACTCCTGAGCAATGACGAGTTGCAGCTAGAGCTGGACGAATCAACCGACACTGCAACAGATCACATCGCCATACGTGCTGCGGAACTCCTCGCATCCGGGCGCCCGCGACCCTGGCTGGCCATCAACCAAATTTCCCGCCTCGTCATCGACCCAGAAAGATTCCCCGGCGACGACGAGCCCATGAACGCCGTCGGCAGGGGAGCCGTATACACCCGGACCTGCAACCGCGCGCTGCTCCGGCTCGAACCCGCCGCGGACGCGCAACGACTGATGGACTCCTATTACCAGCCCTACACCGCCGCACTCACCGGCCTGGTCGACGACAGGATCGCCACTACCGGCGCAGCCGTCATCATCGACGTCCACTCCTACCCGCGACACCCTTCCCGATTCGAGAACCCCAACAAGCCCCGCCCCGCGCTCTGCCTCGGCACCGACGACTTCCACACCCCCGGCTGGCTCCGCGAACAGGCCCTTGACGCCTTCGCGCCGCTCGGCGACATCGCCACCAACACCCCATACACCGGGTGCTATGTCCCCCTCAACCGCTACCAGCACGACCCGCGGGTGACCGCCGTGATGATCGAACTTCGCCGCGACCAGTACCTCGCAACGCCGAGCGCCGCGAACCCGGCCAAGGTGGACGCACTCGCCAGCATGCTCGCAACCCTCGTCGCCCACTGCACTCCGAAAGTGGCCGCCGACTGA